The genomic window GACATCAGTGATATCGATTAATATTTTACTGGAGTCAGAGAGTCCTCCATTATCTATTGCCTCGATATCAATTTGGAAgagctttgttttttcataatctATTTCACCGATCAAGATAACCTCCCCTGTTTTTCTATCGATCTGAAATAATTCGGATAATCGACGCTTGCTATTTGAGATGACATATGATATTTCTCCATTCGAGCCCCCATCTTTGTCAGAAGCACTAACAGTTATAACGCTGGTTCCCCTCGGGGAATTCTCCGTTATTGTTGCCTTGTAAACTGACTTGGTGAAAACCGGTGCATTGTCATTTGCATCCAACACGTTTACAATTACCTGCATTGTGCCTGACATGCGCGGCTGTCCACCATCTATAGCAGTTAATAACAATGATATATGCTCCTGATGCTCTCGATCTAGAGGCTTCTGTAAAACCATTTCTACCTTTTTACTCCCGTCCGCTTGATTCTCTAGTTTCAATGCAAAATTATTTGTTGGATTTAGCGAATAGCTTTGAAGATCATTTGTACCGATGTCAGCATCGATGGCTTTCTCCAGTACAAATTTAGACCCAATGACGGCTGACTCGCTGATTTCAAAACGTTTCTCATTCGACGCAAAGCTAGGAGCATTATCATTTACATCTGTGATTTCTATTGTTATGCGAAACAATTCCATTGGGTTTTCCAAAATCATCTGTAAATGTAAAGCACATGGCGTCGTTTCTCCACACAGCGTTTCTCTGTCTATTCTCTCCTTGATAAGGAGGACGCCCCTGTCTCTG from Plectropomus leopardus isolate mb unplaced genomic scaffold, YSFRI_Pleo_2.0 unplaced_scaffold17647, whole genome shotgun sequence includes these protein-coding regions:
- the LOC121964890 gene encoding protocadherin beta-15-like; translation: MRRQAPLLILVLFLTSVFGQVSYSIPEEMEKSSLVCNLAQDLGLDVKRLKSGRARIHSGDSEEYIELNRDRGVLLIKERIDRETLCGETTPCALHLQMILENPMELFRITIEITDVNDNAPSFASNEKRFEISESAVIGSKFVLEKAIDADIGTNDLQSYSLNPTNNFALKLENQADGSKKVEMVLQKPLDREHQEHISLLLTAIDGGQPRMSGTMQVIVNVLDANDNAPVFTKSVYKATITENSPRGTSVITVSASDKDGGSNGEISYVISNSKRRLSELFQIDRKTGEVILIGEIDYEKTKLFQIDIEAIDNGGLSDSSKILIDITDVNDNSPQLKILSKSDTISEDSPENTVIVMLSVNDPDSERNGEVKCSINDDIPLKIQNTMNGFYSLLTEVALDRERSSEYNITVTCSDEGVPSLSSSVTLTLQISDVNDNAPVFERSSYEAYIVENNTPGLSIYTVKARDADWNQNA